The Methanococcus voltae PS genomic interval GGAGTTTATGAAAAGTTAGTTGTATCTTCCGATAATTCAAGAGGTAAAGCAATTGAATATCAAGCAAGATATGAAAATCTTTATGATACTTTAATTAAAATTGCTCAATTATCGGGTTTAGGTCAGCGAGTATATTATAAAGATGGTTCTTTAATCTATGATATTGTAGAAAGTAAAAATCGGACGTACAATCAAGATATTAATCAAATTGTTGAATTCTCCAATCGTTTTGGTAATATTACCGATGTAGAATATCAAGAAGAGCTCTCAGAGTCTAAAAACTTTATCTACATAGGTGGAAGTGGTGAAGGTCTTAATAGAATTATAAAAACCTACAATAATTCTTCATCTGAAGAATTAAAAGAAGTCTTTTTAGATGCTAAAGACTTAAAAGAAGAAGAGTTGATTAATCGAGGAATTCAACAGTTAAATCAATACAAAGAAAAAATAGTTTTAAAAGGTAAAGTTTTAAATCAACCATTTGAATATGGTTCAGATTGGGACTTAGGCGATGTAGTATCAGTTTATTACGATAAAAGAGATTTATTATTTGATTTAAAAATTGTAAAAGTTCGAGAGGTCTTTGAAATAGATAAAACCTGCATCGAAGTAACTTTTGGAGATGAACCTATTAATATCTTTAGATTAATTAAAGGTAAGTTCTCCGAGTTAGATGCTGTGAAGCATATCTAATTATTTATTATTTACTTTTTTTATAAGTGGGACTAAAAAAACCCGCTTAACTATTAACTTAAATGTTTAATAATTATTCATTTTTATTCATTTCGTTTGCGGGATTACCCTATTTTATATAGTCCCGCACACTAAATTACGGGACTACATATATCGAGGGACTTCGATATATTAACGATATGGGGTGAAATGTTTTTAATCCCGTGTAGTGTGAGTAAACTTTACAGGTCCTTACTAAGCTATGCTCTTTATAGCCCCAACGGAGAATAGTTTACTTGGTGCCTTTTTGAGATTTTCTTTAAAAACTCTTTAAATTAAAAAATAAGTTCAATAAGCCCGTAGATGGATTTTAAAAAAATAAGCATATAAAGTACGTAAATAAAGCTATAAAACTATAAAATAACTACTTTTTTATAATAAGAAACTTAAATAAAACAGATTTTAAAACTAAGCTTAAATAAAACTTCAATAAAAGAATACGCGGAGACCGCGATTTGAACGCGGGTTGAGCAGAGCTCAACGGGATTAGCAGTCCGGAAAGCTGTCAAGCAACTTATTTTTAGTTAGATTGCTAAATGGGGTATTTTTACCAAATTTCAATATCCTAACTCAATAATCCATCGAGATACGTCTTAATTTAATCCGCAGGACTAAAACCGTTGCTTATATCGTGGTCCTGCAACCTGTGAGGAAACTTTTTTTAAAACGATATTTTGTTAGTCCTTAATATTGTGAGTACGTAGGACTATTTTTATATCATAGTAAATATATATTATAACTATTATATGTCAATTTTATTAAGTTATTAGGTATCGTAGATATGTTATTACATATTAGTATATAATACGAGGGAAATTATGGAGTTCAAGATTAATAATGAAATTATAGACAAAATACGGGAAGATTTTAAAAACATTAATTCTCATGAAGAAAATACATATGCTAATTTTATGGATAATGTTAGTAAAATAGTAAAAACTATATTTTCTGAAGAAACTCAATTTATATATGAATTGATTCAAAATGCTGATGATAATACTTACCCAACGGATTCAAAACCATTTTTACGTTTTAAGTTATATAATGATAAACTAATAATTGAAAATAACGAAGTAGGATTTTTAGACGAAAATGTAAAAGCATTATGTAATATTGGGGGTAGTACAAAAAAATCTGGAGATTATATTGGTGAAAAAGGAGTGGGTTTTAAATCAGTATTTGCAATATCTAACTCACCCGAAATCTATTCGAATAATAAAGCATTTAAATTTGATTATAATAAAGAAGAGCCAAAATCTTTATTATATCCTCATAAAATTAATAAAATACCAGATTATGTTCAGGACACATCCATAACAACTATGGTATTACCATTTTCCGTGAATAGGTATAATGAAATTAAAAAATATATGGATATGATTGAATCATCCATATTAATATATTTAAAAAAACTAGAAAGTATAGAAATTTACAATGAAATATATGGGCATAAAAAAGTATATAAAAAAATTAAAGGAGTTAATAACACTCTTAAAATATATGAAAATGAAAAAGAAACCAAATGGAAATTATTTGAAGAAATAATCAACGTTCCTGAAGATATTAACGATGGAAGGGATAATCATCAAACTAAAATATCTATGGCCCTACCATTAATAAATAAATTAGAAACTCAGAAATTTTATAACTATTTACCTATCAAAGACTATGGGTTTAAATTTATAATAAATGCGGATTTTATATTAAACGCAAGTAGGGATGACATCCCAAAAACAGTAAAATGGAATATACATTTAAGAGATAATTTATCAGAAATTTTTGTAAAAAATATTGAAAATTTTAAAGAGGATCCTGATTTAAAATTATTTTATAAATATTTGCCAATAAAACAAGAAATCACAGATAATTTTTTTAAGCCCGTTGTAACGGCAATATATAAACAAATGCAAAAAATAAATTGTATATATACGGAGGATGAAAACTGGAAAAAACCTTCGGAGGTTAAACGTACAAAAAATAAAGATGAAATAAGGGAAATATTAACCAACGAAGAGTTGATGCATCATTTTAAGTTAGAATATTTAAATTCCTCAGTTCAACCAAAATTACTAAAAGAAGTGAGTTCAGAACTTGGATTAGATTTATTTGATGATTATAAATTATTTGATTATCTTAATAATGAAAAAAAAGACAATATTCTTAGAAAAGGAAATGAATGGTTTGTAAATTTATATAAATATTTAGAAGATTCTAAGTTACCTCTTGATTTAATTAAAAAATTACCATTAATACCATTAGAAAATAACACGTTATCTAACTGTAATAAAGATAATATATACTTTCCATTATCTGAATCTAAAGGTTATAGTTTTGAAAATAAATTAAGAATTATTAAAAAAGATATTGGAAATAATAAAGAAGTAACCACATTTTTAAAAAATTATGGCTTAATCGAGCCAAAACCTGAAAACATTGTTAAATCTCATATCTTAAAGTATTATGAAAACTTGGGTGAAAACCCAGTTATAAATGAATCTTTATCTAAATCTTACATAGCTTACATTACAGATAACCTTAATAATATGGATGAAGAATTGTTTGAGGAAATTAAATGGAATTTACTTGTAATAACCGAAGATAATCAATATTGTGTAATAGGAAATACTTATTTATCAAATTATTATAATAATCCAGATTATGGCCAATATTATGATTTAGAAAAATTATTTGAAGGTATAAAAGTACCATTCTTATCTAAAAAATATATGAAAAAAAATAATATAAATAATGTATTAAAATTTAAGGATTTGCATAAAAAATTAAAAGATGTAGAAGGAAATACTAAAAAAAATCGTCAAAAAGCAAAATATAAAAATCAAATTAGTAAAATCATAAATAAAAATACATTAAAAGATGTAGAGTTACTAGATTTCTTTCAAGCGTTCTCAAATTCCATACCTTTAGTTAAAAAAGAAGAGGAAATAGCCCATAAAACACGTGATAAAAATAATTTTAGAAAATATACGAAATTATCTTCCCCAGACATTATTGCAATATTGGATAATATAAATATAGAAAAATCAAAAATTTTATTCAAAATATTGGAAGAAAATCAAGATTATTATATGGATCGTAGTAAATACACTCATAAATTTTTTTATAGAAAATGGAATGAAAAGAAATGTATTTCAGATTGGTATTCTAAATTATTGAATTCAAAATGGATAAATATTAACAGTGAATTAGAATATGCCCAGAATATTTATACGGATAAGGATGAGGGGCTAAAAAAAACACTAGGTAATGACGTTAAATATATCAAAGATATATCAAAAGACTTTGCAGAATTCCTTGGGATTAATAGTGAAATAACCAGTAAATCACTGCTTAATATACTATATTCATTAAATGACAGAAAAGATACAAATACTGATAAATATCGTAAGTATCTAAGTTCACTACAAAAACTTTTTGAAATAAAAGCGGATGACGAATTAATTAAAGAACTAAAAGAAAATTTTAAAGTATATTTACATTCTAAAAATAAATTTTATTCAATGAATGAATTGTACTGGGAAGATTGTAGTTATTTATTTGAAGATTGCATCGGAATTTCTAAAGAATATCCTAAGTTGAAAAATTTATTTGTTAATATATTAAAAATAAATCAAAGAGTCGAAGCTACTATAATTATCAATAAATTAAAAGAAGTATCTAAATTAAAACCCACTTCAGAAAATGAAAATATGATATTCAAATGTTATGAAGAATTAAATACTCAAATAACAAATAAATTGATAAATGAGACGGATTTAAATAAATATCTTGAAAATATTAAATTACTATGTGAAAACGGAAAATTTAAAAAGATTTCTGAAATATATTATGGCGATAATTTCAACCTACAAAAAAAATTTGACAGTGAAAAATTTAATTTTTTAAAATATCCAAAAGATAAAAATATATCAAAATTTTTAGAAAATGTATCTTTCAATAAATTATCTGAAAATGTTCTGGAACAAATTTGTTGTAAGTATGATATTCATGATGAATATTCTAAAAAATATCAAATATTATCAGAATACGTTTGTAGATATTGTTATTGGAAAAAAACGGAATACTACGATAAACTACTTGCAGATAATATTTTGCAGAAAATTTTAAATATCTCAGTAAATACATCTGAAAATCTAAAAGTAAACTACGCTTTAGAAAATGAAAATTACATCGATTATCCCAATATATATGTTTCGAATAATTTTGAAATAATATTGGATAAAAATACCATTCTATCACAAAATTATGAAGAAATAAACAATTTACTATGTAAAAAAATTCAAGAAAAGATTGGACTAGAAAGTTTTGTTAATTATATGTTTTTAAAATCAGAAACGGAAACGGAAAATTATGCATTAAAAAGTGGTGTGAAAAAACTACCTGCGGATAAATTATACGAATTAGACCATATTATATCAAATATGACTACTCCTGAATCAAATATTTCAGAAGTATTACCTAATTCAGTCATCGAACCAATCTCATCCATAAATAAAGTTGAAAATAGTCAGAATCCTGAAAAAATTATAAATAGCACACAATTTAAAGCTTCAGACAAACCAAAAATTACTAAAACTCATACTTCAAAAACTAAAAATATTGATACCGACACGTGTGAAGAAAACTCAAAATCTACAAAAGAATCAATTCGTCTAAACTCCACCACGTCAAATAACAAATCTTCTAAAAAAAATAATTTAAATATTGAAGAATTTGAAGACGTATATTCAGTACCCTTAAGGTATGAAGAATACATCCCTGCGCACGTTGACGAAATTTCATCTAAAACTAAATCTAAAAAACCTAGTTCCATTAAAAATACAAAAGAAAATATAATTGAAACTGGAGAAAAAAATATAAAAGTCGATAAAAAGTATTTAGATGCAATAGGTTATTGGA includes:
- a CDS encoding sacsin N-terminal ATP-binding-like domain-containing protein; translation: MEFKINNEIIDKIREDFKNINSHEENTYANFMDNVSKIVKTIFSEETQFIYELIQNADDNTYPTDSKPFLRFKLYNDKLIIENNEVGFLDENVKALCNIGGSTKKSGDYIGEKGVGFKSVFAISNSPEIYSNNKAFKFDYNKEEPKSLLYPHKINKIPDYVQDTSITTMVLPFSVNRYNEIKKYMDMIESSILIYLKKLESIEIYNEIYGHKKVYKKIKGVNNTLKIYENEKETKWKLFEEIINVPEDINDGRDNHQTKISMALPLINKLETQKFYNYLPIKDYGFKFIINADFILNASRDDIPKTVKWNIHLRDNLSEIFVKNIENFKEDPDLKLFYKYLPIKQEITDNFFKPVVTAIYKQMQKINCIYTEDENWKKPSEVKRTKNKDEIREILTNEELMHHFKLEYLNSSVQPKLLKEVSSELGLDLFDDYKLFDYLNNEKKDNILRKGNEWFVNLYKYLEDSKLPLDLIKKLPLIPLENNTLSNCNKDNIYFPLSESKGYSFENKLRIIKKDIGNNKEVTTFLKNYGLIEPKPENIVKSHILKYYENLGENPVINESLSKSYIAYITDNLNNMDEELFEEIKWNLLVITEDNQYCVIGNTYLSNYYNNPDYGQYYDLEKLFEGIKVPFLSKKYMKKNNINNVLKFKDLHKKLKDVEGNTKKNRQKAKYKNQISKIINKNTLKDVELLDFFQAFSNSIPLVKKEEEIAHKTRDKNNFRKYTKLSSPDIIAILDNINIEKSKILFKILEENQDYYMDRSKYTHKFFYRKWNEKKCISDWYSKLLNSKWININSELEYAQNIYTDKDEGLKKTLGNDVKYIKDISKDFAEFLGINSEITSKSLLNILYSLNDRKDTNTDKYRKYLSSLQKLFEIKADDELIKELKENFKVYLHSKNKFYSMNELYWEDCSYLFEDCIGISKEYPKLKNLFVNILKINQRVEATIIINKLKEVSKLKPTSENENMIFKCYEELNTQITNKLINETDLNKYLENIKLLCENGKFKKISEIYYGDNFNLQKKFDSEKFNFLKYPKDKNISKFLENVSFNKLSENVLEQICCKYDIHDEYSKKYQILSEYVCRYCYWKKTEYYDKLLADNILQKILNISVNTSENLKVNYALENENYIDYPNIYVSNNFEIILDKNTILSQNYEEINNLLCKKIQEKIGLESFVNYMFLKSETETENYALKSGVKKLPADKLYELDHIISNMTTPESNISEVLPNSVIEPISSINKVENSQNPEKIINSTQFKASDKPKITKTHTSKTKNIDTDTCEENSKSTKESIRLNSTTSNNKSSKKNNLNIEEFEDVYSVPLRYEEYIPAHVDEISSKTKSKKPSSIKNTKENIIETGEKNIKVDKKYLDAIGYWSEHYYLRILLDTLKNTDGTIDKKSDGEYIIYKNDQEYAKVRWLNSGSDVGEGRDFDVIVNGKTYYFEIKSTTTTNDWFDISKKQWDYAKIYGDDYIIGLVLNATKNNAVAKWVQNPYKLWREGKLIANPVNIKF